One segment of Thermosipho atlanticus DSM 15807 DNA contains the following:
- a CDS encoding purine-nucleoside phosphorylase — MKEKLYETLEYINSKINKTPKIGLILGSGLGFLADSVEDKIEISYDEIPNFPYSTAPGHEGKLVFGRLSGKDVVVLKGRFHLYEGWSSETIKFVIYTLKKLGIEKLLITNAAGAINKTYKPGDIILVKDIINFQFRNPLRGPNEDEFGPRFPDMSKIYDEEWVEKIKKEFPELKEGVYLAVIGPSYETPAEIRAFRKFGADLVGMSTVPEIIAAQHCGISCLVFSCATNMAAGVLDQPLSHLEVMEVANKVKQEFSTLILKSLEVL, encoded by the coding sequence GTGAAGGAAAAGTTATATGAAACTTTAGAGTATATTAATAGTAAAATCAACAAGACACCAAAAATTGGTTTAATTCTTGGGTCAGGATTAGGTTTTCTTGCAGATAGTGTTGAAGATAAAATAGAGATTTCATACGATGAGATTCCAAATTTTCCATATTCTACTGCTCCAGGCCACGAAGGAAAACTGGTTTTTGGAAGACTTTCTGGTAAAGATGTGGTGGTATTAAAAGGTAGGTTTCATTTATACGAAGGATGGTCATCTGAAACAATCAAATTTGTTATTTACACACTTAAAAAATTGGGAATTGAAAAGTTGCTAATTACTAATGCTGCGGGGGCGATTAATAAAACATATAAACCGGGAGATATTATACTTGTTAAGGATATAATTAATTTTCAATTTAGAAATCCATTAAGGGGTCCGAATGAAGACGAATTTGGGCCAAGATTTCCTGATATGTCAAAAATATATGATGAAGAATGGGTAGAAAAGATAAAGAAAGAATTTCCAGAACTAAAAGAAGGAGTATATCTTGCTGTTATCGGCCCAAGTTATGAGACACCTGCAGAAATAAGAGCATTTAGAAAATTCGGGGCAGATTTAGTTGGAATGTCTACAGTACCAGAAATAATAGCAGCACAACATTGTGGAATAAGCTGTCTTGTTTTTTCCTGTGCAACAAATATGGCAGCTGGTGTTTTAGATCAACCATTATCGCATTTAGAAGTAATGGAAGTAGCAAATAAGGTTAAGCAAGAATTTTCAACTTTAATTTTAAAATCTTTGGAGGTGCTTTAA
- a CDS encoding efflux RND transporter permease subunit — translation MKKYIPFFIVSLIVFLSIIIIFTKGSVYTGPEVFLPGYKYGKPLDKVENENVKNFVKISKDFGDGSNVLLIVYDKNSFFNNSSTKKLMLLQNELQSKDYIINILSPLNLVKVIGFNKAFYVKNGVLEKEILKDDNAKTLISRDGKYAVLNLIFSPQTNARKHINEVENIAKKYFEQFYLFGEPVIDNELFKELLKQTYVYPIIMFILIVIFFYFQVRYFKISLFIVFTPITAAIITIGLFFLTGRPLNTLTVMNVSFLLIIGSGYGLHYYNAFHRFNSLEETKKHISRPILFSMLTTVAGFMSFLFVEIEAFKELGILVSIGLVITVILIFTLGHSFLRHNKTFKKPSSLGIRFLGNKVATISLIVFLILGIFSPFLIKNISVKSDMVSYFSKNSKIRQAYKIMEGVFNFREPIYLVIEKETPLLATDNEKIKKIKENLEKYNLIASVDFPVDVPIPILYNFAKSTPSLKYYISSRNKIRLVINLTADGYYNVDQVKNYIDSNIPKDVYKYYISGSALIWNDINNNVRKAQIESLSFAAILIFAMVFIIFRKIQTTLSVMVPILFTTIMNFAVMSIFNIKLDISTAITSSILMGLVIDYSIHLASEEYRTKSPKDAILNVGPPILANGLGLILGFSVLLFSSLKLFQSIAILLILGISVGLYFTLIIQPLLLKKKK, via the coding sequence ATGAAAAAATACATTCCCTTTTTTATTGTTTCATTGATTGTTTTTTTATCAATTATAATAATTTTTACAAAAGGCTCTGTATATACTGGCCCTGAAGTTTTTCTACCAGGTTATAAGTACGGAAAACCCTTAGATAAAGTAGAAAATGAAAATGTAAAAAACTTTGTGAAAATTTCGAAAGATTTTGGTGATGGTTCAAATGTCTTATTAATTGTTTATGATAAAAATAGCTTTTTTAATAACTCTTCAACAAAAAAGCTAATGCTACTTCAAAATGAATTACAAAGCAAAGATTATATAATTAACATCTTAAGTCCTTTAAATCTAGTCAAAGTTATCGGATTTAACAAAGCTTTTTATGTAAAAAACGGTGTGTTGGAAAAAGAAATCTTAAAAGATGATAACGCCAAAACTCTTATAAGTAGAGACGGAAAATATGCAGTTTTGAATCTTATTTTTTCTCCCCAAACAAACGCTCGAAAACATATAAATGAAGTCGAAAATATAGCAAAAAAGTATTTTGAACAATTTTATCTTTTTGGTGAGCCAGTAATAGATAATGAACTATTTAAAGAATTATTAAAACAAACTTATGTTTACCCAATTATCATGTTTATATTGATTGTTATTTTTTTCTACTTTCAGGTTCGCTACTTTAAAATATCACTATTTATTGTTTTTACTCCCATAACTGCGGCAATTATTACTATTGGACTATTTTTCTTGACTGGAAGACCTTTAAATACTTTAACAGTAATGAATGTATCATTTTTACTTATAATAGGATCTGGTTATGGATTGCATTATTATAACGCATTTCATAGATTTAACAGTCTTGAAGAAACAAAAAAACACATTTCAAGACCTATATTATTCTCTATGCTTACAACAGTAGCTGGATTTATGTCATTTCTTTTCGTGGAAATTGAAGCTTTTAAAGAACTAGGAATTTTAGTTTCAATTGGATTGGTTATAACGGTTATTTTGATATTTACACTCGGGCATAGTTTTTTACGACATAACAAAACATTTAAAAAACCCTCTTCTCTTGGTATAAGATTCTTGGGAAACAAAGTTGCAACTATCTCATTGATTGTTTTTTTAATACTTGGTATTTTTTCACCATTTTTAATTAAAAACATATCAGTAAAATCTGATATGGTTTCTTATTTTTCAAAAAATTCAAAGATAAGACAAGCCTACAAAATTATGGAAGGAGTCTTTAACTTCAGAGAACCTATTTATCTTGTTATTGAAAAAGAAACACCACTTTTGGCAACAGATAATGAAAAAATAAAAAAAATTAAGGAAAACTTGGAAAAATATAACCTCATTGCTAGTGTTGATTTTCCAGTTGACGTTCCCATACCTATTTTATATAACTTTGCAAAATCAACACCAAGCTTGAAGTACTATATTTCATCAAGAAATAAAATAAGGCTTGTAATAAATCTTACAGCTGATGGGTATTACAATGTAGATCAAGTGAAAAATTATATTGATTCAAATATTCCAAAAGATGTATATAAATATTATATCTCTGGAAGCGCACTTATATGGAATGATATAAATAATAACGTTAGAAAAGCCCAAATAGAAAGTTTGAGCTTTGCGGCAATTCTAATTTTTGCGATGGTCTTTATAATATTTAGGAAGATTCAAACCACATTAAGTGTTATGGTTCCAATACTTTTCACAACGATCATGAACTTTGCGGTTATGTCTATATTTAATATCAAACTCGATATTTCAACTGCCATTACTTCAAGTATCCTAATGGGACTTGTAATTGATTATTCTATTCATCTTGCAAGCGAAGAGTACAGAACAAAAAGCCCAAAAGATGCTATTTTAAATGTTGGCCCTCCAATTTTAGCAAACGGTTTGGGATTAATTTTGGGTTTTTCAGTTTTACTTTTTTCAAGCTTAAAATTATTCCAATCAATTGCTATTTTATTAATTTTAGGTATAAGTGTAGGATTATATTTTACCCTAATTATTCAGCCTCTGCTTCTTAAAAAGAAAAAATAA
- a CDS encoding NUDIX domain-containing protein produces MDFVEKIRRSKIQKVAVMCYAENEYDEVLMLERSNEPFKNKLVPPGGKVKDGEKISEALKREFFEETGIILKNYVLKVITTELGPEHYNWILFIYKAFIKKQPTIKCSEGKLYWIRKSELKFHNISDIDKKILPYIFYKKGLYLMKINYDELKNAEIISIRKLSSVFK; encoded by the coding sequence ATGGATTTTGTTGAAAAAATTAGAAGAAGCAAAATTCAAAAAGTAGCTGTTATGTGTTATGCAGAAAATGAATATGATGAAGTTTTGATGCTCGAAAGGTCAAATGAACCTTTTAAAAATAAGCTAGTCCCGCCTGGTGGGAAAGTTAAAGATGGTGAAAAAATATCCGAAGCGTTAAAGAGGGAATTTTTTGAAGAAACTGGCATAATCTTAAAAAATTACGTTTTAAAAGTTATAACTACGGAATTAGGCCCAGAACATTACAATTGGATATTATTTATATACAAAGCGTTTATAAAAAAACAACCAACGATTAAGTGTTCAGAAGGAAAACTATATTGGATAAGAAAAAGTGAATTAAAATTTCACAATATTTCGGATATAGACAAAAAAATTTTACCCTATATTTTTTACAAAAAAGGTCTTTATTTGATGAAAATTAATTATGATGAATTGAAAAATGCTGAGATAATAAGTATTAGAAAGTTATCTTCAGTTTTTAAATAG
- a CDS encoding helix-hairpin-helix domain-containing protein, with product MITAIVSPYSFKGSILKLESLINFAKNSGAKCLLLCDENFHATVKFIDLCKKNDIKPIIGFKYRNKVFYARNTHELYELIEAYNTEKFEHLNLNFIPENQVYFAYYFPKQKHLYKIFCNYLGVEPVENGELKNLNVCLEVEEYKLYSTQVLPKAPDNFLKIKATPQEEERLKKEIDLIKEKNFVDYFYTIYNIVNIAEKHGIKVGPGRGSAVGSLLSYKLGITKINPIKFNLMFERFLNKGRMELPDIDLDIEDIKRKELIEKLREKYKYVYHISTFSNIGLKTLKKIAFENNVSLQELKPILNLPTHKSVHAAGIIISTKKILAPIKEQVIEWDMNSLQKIGYIKFDILGLRTLSILAELEKKLGTAKFEDKKSYNFILKGQTTGIFQLDSPLGKRISRLIKPENLEELSILLSLNRPGPLKAGIVDQYANAKWKKEKNLNLDVLNETNGVLIFQEQIMKIAMKYAGFTAEEADVLRKAVAKKDKNLMKDILKKFKTNLSKRLSKDLVQQIVDIIYEFSEYAFNKSHAVAYAHITYYLSFFKSHFPKVFFKVLLKHDSSKKEFSIFELQTLGFKVKLPNVNQKYEQEDEFIIPLTLINGINEKIEQQILRNSPYISLEDFVEKNSNLNFSVVESLIKAGAFDVFNDSRRKLLSKLKEIRSGVNSQLIELSSKLFGKKIENSYKTEQSWERCDMEYSVLGFSVSKPVENFKNYLAPYALCVIRNQKLAVNVISKGGYATDGISTFKLNVPDDTYTLIFDKKPEIQRGIKKVVYELKHINSYKDIERGNMNESVILEKNNKKIKILKSRPVLDNYNIKLIEVD from the coding sequence ATGATAACTGCGATTGTGTCACCTTATTCTTTCAAGGGCTCCATCTTAAAACTTGAAAGTCTTATAAATTTTGCCAAGAATTCTGGGGCAAAATGTTTGTTGTTGTGTGATGAAAATTTTCATGCAACTGTAAAGTTTATAGATTTATGTAAAAAAAATGACATAAAACCAATAATAGGATTCAAGTATAGAAACAAGGTTTTTTATGCCAGAAACACTCACGAATTGTATGAGCTTATCGAAGCATATAATACAGAAAAATTTGAACATTTAAATTTAAATTTCATCCCAGAAAATCAGGTATACTTTGCATATTACTTTCCTAAACAAAAACATCTATATAAAATATTTTGCAACTATTTAGGTGTTGAACCTGTCGAAAACGGTGAATTAAAAAACCTCAACGTATGTTTAGAAGTTGAAGAATATAAACTATACTCGACTCAAGTTCTTCCAAAAGCTCCAGACAACTTTTTAAAAATAAAAGCAACACCTCAAGAAGAAGAAAGATTAAAAAAAGAAATTGATCTTATAAAAGAAAAAAATTTTGTGGATTATTTCTATACAATATATAACATAGTAAATATTGCAGAAAAGCATGGAATAAAAGTAGGACCCGGTAGAGGTAGTGCAGTAGGTTCTTTATTGTCATACAAACTTGGAATTACAAAAATAAATCCTATAAAATTCAATCTAATGTTTGAAAGATTTCTGAATAAAGGAAGAATGGAACTTCCCGATATTGACCTCGATATTGAAGATATAAAACGAAAAGAACTAATTGAAAAATTAAGGGAAAAATATAAATATGTATATCACATCTCAACCTTTTCAAATATAGGTCTCAAAACTCTCAAAAAAATAGCTTTTGAAAATAACGTTTCTCTTCAAGAATTAAAACCTATTTTAAATCTTCCAACTCATAAGAGTGTACATGCAGCAGGAATCATCATTTCAACTAAAAAAATCTTAGCTCCTATTAAAGAACAAGTAATAGAGTGGGATATGAATTCTCTTCAAAAAATCGGATATATAAAATTTGATATTTTGGGTCTCCGTACTCTTTCTATATTAGCTGAACTAGAAAAGAAGCTTGGAACAGCAAAATTTGAAGATAAAAAGTCATACAATTTTATACTTAAAGGACAAACAACTGGTATATTTCAATTGGATAGTCCTCTCGGAAAAAGAATATCGAGACTTATCAAACCCGAAAATTTAGAAGAACTTTCAATTTTGTTGTCTCTAAATAGGCCTGGCCCATTGAAAGCGGGGATTGTAGATCAGTATGCAAATGCAAAATGGAAAAAAGAAAAAAATTTGAATTTAGATGTTTTAAATGAAACAAATGGAGTATTAATTTTCCAAGAACAAATCATGAAAATTGCTATGAAATACGCAGGGTTTACGGCAGAAGAAGCTGATGTTTTAAGAAAAGCAGTTGCCAAAAAAGATAAGAATTTAATGAAAGATATTTTAAAAAAATTTAAAACAAACCTTTCAAAAAGATTGTCTAAAGATTTAGTACAACAAATTGTTGATATAATATATGAATTTTCTGAATATGCTTTTAATAAATCTCATGCTGTAGCTTACGCTCATATAACATATTATTTATCATTTTTTAAATCGCATTTTCCAAAAGTTTTCTTCAAAGTTCTTTTAAAACATGATTCTTCTAAAAAAGAATTTTCAATTTTTGAACTTCAAACGTTGGGGTTTAAAGTTAAACTTCCCAACGTGAATCAAAAATATGAACAAGAAGATGAATTTATTATTCCCTTAACTCTTATCAACGGAATTAACGAAAAAATCGAACAACAGATTTTAAGAAATAGCCCATATATTTCTCTGGAAGATTTTGTAGAAAAAAACTCCAACTTAAACTTCTCGGTTGTAGAATCTTTAATTAAAGCTGGAGCATTCGATGTCTTTAATGATAGTAGAAGAAAGTTACTTTCCAAATTAAAAGAAATCAGAAGTGGGGTAAATAGCCAGTTGATCGAACTTTCAAGTAAATTATTTGGCAAAAAAATTGAGAATTCATATAAAACTGAACAATCTTGGGAAAGGTGTGACATGGAGTATTCGGTTTTGGGTTTTTCAGTATCTAAACCAGTCGAAAACTTCAAAAATTATCTTGCCCCGTATGCTTTGTGTGTAATAAGAAATCAAAAACTTGCAGTTAATGTAATATCCAAAGGTGGTTATGCAACTGATGGTATTTCAACTTTTAAACTCAACGTCCCGGACGACACATATACTTTAATATTTGACAAAAAACCGGAAATTCAAAGAGGAATTAAAAAAGTTGTTTATGAACTTAAACACATAAACTCGTATAAAGACATCGAAAGAGGAAATATGAATGAAAGTGTTATTTTGGAAAAAAATAATAAAAAAATTAAGATATTGAAATCAAGGCCTGTTCTTGATAACTACAATATTAAGCTTATAGAGGTAGATTAA
- the rpe gene encoding ribulose-phosphate 3-epimerase → MVKFSASILGANLTNLEAEIKRVQPYIDEIHLDIMDGHFVPNLTFAYPVLDAVKRCTNLPIDAHLMVTNPEFHIPKLLTIGVDRITIHIESTVHINKLISQVKETDTEIFVTLNPGTPLSAIEEVLSDVDGILVMSVNPGFSGQKFIAKSLEKIKKLKEWKLKYGMDYYIAVDGGINNENIQTVINAGANILIMGYGIFKNDNLENLSRTYRK, encoded by the coding sequence ATGGTAAAATTTAGCGCTTCAATTTTAGGTGCAAATCTTACAAATTTAGAAGCTGAAATAAAAAGAGTACAACCTTACATTGATGAAATCCATCTTGATATCATGGACGGACATTTTGTCCCAAATTTAACATTTGCATATCCCGTACTTGACGCTGTAAAAAGATGTACTAATCTACCAATAGATGCACATTTAATGGTTACAAATCCTGAATTTCATATTCCAAAACTACTAACCATAGGTGTGGACAGAATTACTATTCATATTGAATCAACAGTACATATTAATAAATTAATCTCACAAGTAAAAGAAACAGATACAGAAATTTTTGTTACACTTAATCCTGGAACACCTTTGTCTGCTATAGAAGAAGTTCTAAGTGACGTAGACGGAATCCTTGTTATGAGTGTAAATCCTGGTTTTTCAGGCCAAAAATTCATTGCTAAATCACTTGAAAAAATCAAAAAACTTAAAGAATGGAAATTAAAATACGGAATGGACTATTACATTGCTGTAGATGGTGGAATCAACAATGAAAATATACAAACAGTAATTAATGCAGGAGCAAACATTTTAATTATGGGCTATGGAATATTTAAAAACGATAATCTTGAAAATTTAAGTAGAACTTACAGAAAATGA
- a CDS encoding DHH family phosphoesterase translates to MAAANEFLNIVGLINESNKILVVGHIMPDGDDISSVLSLSMGLQKIGKEVVSAIDWKIPSYFNEIQEVSSIKTFEEAKDFNPDLIIIVDASSPDRVGRFSEILSKFKVVVIDHHGTNVFFGNYNWVDSSFGAAAQMILRLNKELGVKYDERLAHINLMGIETDTGFFKYSNADERVFRDAAELISLGARPDLIARMILENKKLEQFLLLSRMIEKLKLDCEGTLAYSYLSQEDYKEFNCSEEDSGGFVSEIRSIKGVEVAIFLSEFEKGEIHVSFRSKEWFDVSKVAVILGGGGHPRAAGATIKGNIEEIVEEVVRVTKSVLEGERK, encoded by the coding sequence ATGGCAGCAGCAAATGAATTTCTAAATATTGTAGGTTTAATAAACGAATCAAATAAAATTTTGGTTGTTGGACATATAATGCCAGATGGAGATGATATAAGTTCAGTACTTTCGTTAAGTATGGGTCTTCAAAAGATTGGAAAGGAAGTTGTTTCAGCAATTGATTGGAAAATACCAAGTTATTTCAATGAAATACAAGAGGTTAGTAGTATAAAAACTTTTGAAGAAGCTAAAGATTTTAATCCTGATTTAATCATAATAGTTGATGCTTCAAGTCCTGATAGGGTGGGAAGATTTTCTGAGATATTATCGAAGTTCAAAGTTGTAGTGATAGATCATCATGGTACGAATGTATTTTTTGGAAATTACAATTGGGTTGATAGTTCTTTTGGGGCAGCTGCCCAAATGATCTTAAGGCTTAATAAAGAACTTGGCGTAAAATATGATGAAAGATTGGCACATATAAATTTAATGGGAATTGAAACTGATACAGGTTTTTTTAAATATTCAAATGCAGATGAAAGAGTATTTAGAGATGCCGCCGAATTAATTAGTCTTGGTGCAAGGCCTGATTTAATTGCACGTATGATTTTGGAGAACAAAAAACTTGAGCAGTTTTTACTTCTTTCGCGGATGATAGAAAAATTGAAGTTGGATTGTGAAGGTACTTTAGCATATTCTTATTTATCTCAGGAAGATTATAAAGAGTTTAACTGTAGTGAGGAAGATAGTGGAGGGTTTGTTAGTGAAATAAGGTCAATAAAGGGTGTAGAAGTAGCTATATTTTTATCTGAATTTGAGAAAGGAGAAATACATGTAAGTTTTAGGTCAAAAGAATGGTTTGATGTAAGTAAAGTTGCCGTTATATTAGGTGGTGGGGGCCATCCTAGAGCTGCAGGAGCGACGATCAAAGGTAACATTGAAGAAATAGTTGAGGAAGTTGTTAGAGTGACTAAGTCTGTGTTGGAAGGGGAAAGAAAGTAG